The Desulfomicrobium escambiense DSM 10707 genome has a window encoding:
- a CDS encoding glycosyltransferase family 4 protein, with product MKFVFLSHLDLNLFLFRLPIMQALIARGHEAIALCPRGDVFDRFAEHGVTAVDYDVDRSSLNPLREYPVILHLASLLRQHRPDVLHTFTAKPNIYGTLAGRMARVPVIYNLVEGLGSFYVEDSLRNRCVRVCMEGLYAISCRLSDSTVFVNRDDADHFRSHRLVPQAKMRIIRSVGIDTQMFSPEIYDASSVRRELGLASASRVVLMVARAIWHKGLAEYIGAARMLRIQYPDAVFLLAGDVDLGNPSSASREYLLNQPHVRWLGPRTDIAELTALCDVYVLPSYREGVPRTLLEAASMAKPIVTTDTVGCREVVEDRINGILVPVRDSEALSRGIATLLDDPALRERMGRAGREKAVREFDVRHVVQQYLELYGVS from the coding sequence GTGAAGTTTGTTTTCCTTTCTCATCTCGATCTTAATTTGTTCTTGTTCCGTCTGCCTATCATGCAAGCCCTGATCGCACGAGGGCACGAGGCAATAGCCTTGTGCCCCAGGGGGGATGTGTTTGATCGTTTCGCAGAGCACGGTGTTACGGCGGTCGACTACGACGTCGACCGATCCAGCCTCAACCCTCTGCGTGAATATCCCGTCATTCTTCATTTAGCGTCCTTGCTACGTCAGCACAGACCCGATGTTCTGCATACGTTTACCGCCAAGCCTAACATCTATGGAACTCTTGCCGGTCGGATGGCTCGGGTGCCGGTTATTTACAACCTCGTCGAGGGGTTGGGCTCTTTCTACGTGGAGGACTCCCTGCGCAACCGCTGCGTGAGGGTCTGCATGGAGGGGCTTTACGCCATTTCCTGCCGCCTGTCCGACAGCACGGTCTTCGTCAACCGGGACGACGCAGATCACTTTCGCTCTCACAGGCTGGTCCCGCAGGCCAAGATGCGTATCATTCGCAGCGTGGGCATCGACACGCAGATGTTCAGCCCTGAAATTTATGATGCGTCGTCGGTTCGCCGAGAGCTTGGACTTGCTTCCGCGTCCCGAGTAGTGCTCATGGTCGCCAGGGCCATTTGGCACAAGGGGCTGGCGGAATACATCGGTGCCGCGAGAATGCTTCGCATCCAGTATCCTGATGCGGTCTTTCTTTTGGCGGGAGACGTCGACTTAGGAAATCCTTCTTCGGCTTCACGAGAATATCTGCTGAATCAGCCTCATGTACGCTGGCTTGGGCCGCGGACCGATATTGCGGAACTGACCGCCTTGTGCGACGTGTACGTGCTGCCCAGCTACCGGGAAGGAGTTCCTCGGACGCTGCTCGAAGCCGCGTCTATGGCCAAGCCCATCGTGACGACGGACACGGTTGGATGCCGGGAAGTGGTCGAGGACAGAATTAATGGAATCCTCGTCCCGGTACGCGACAGCGAGGCTCTGTCCAGGGGGATTGCGACCCTGCTCGACGACCCGGCACTGCGGGAACGCATGGGCCGGGCCGGTCGCGAAAAGGCGGTGCGTGAATTCGACGTGCGGCATGTGGTGCAACAATATCTTGAACTGTATGGGGTGAGTTGA
- a CDS encoding glycosyltransferase family 2 protein, with product MSDCRPLVSVILPVLNGEKSLVIALKSIVDQTYDNWELFVLDDGSIDKSVTIINDIQDHRVFPILPNHDRGLALRLNQGIHMANGKYIARMDADDISFPERLARQVEFLEAHPDVDLVGTRILVFRDDGSVIGHPFFAESHDAICARPWNGFPLPHPTWMGRADWFRRHQYAVPEYKRAEDQELLLRTHEVSTFACLPDVLLAYRQGPFCLKKTLVGRANLLKAQIHCLLRSSKYLMIFKSLVIFGIKCVVDFFASLPMLDALYFWRMSAKPATKDVIIFKKIYNKYSI from the coding sequence ATGAGCGATTGTCGTCCTCTTGTGTCAGTGATACTTCCTGTTCTTAACGGAGAAAAATCATTGGTAATAGCTCTTAAATCTATAGTTGATCAAACGTATGACAACTGGGAGCTATTTGTATTAGACGATGGTTCTATAGACAAATCAGTGACAATTATAAATGATATTCAAGATCACAGGGTATTTCCTATTTTGCCAAACCATGATCGCGGTCTTGCTCTACGTCTAAATCAGGGAATTCATATGGCAAATGGTAAATATATTGCTCGAATGGATGCCGATGACATCTCCTTTCCAGAACGTTTGGCTCGGCAGGTCGAATTTCTGGAGGCGCATCCGGATGTGGATTTGGTTGGTACCCGAATTCTCGTCTTTCGTGATGACGGTAGTGTAATTGGGCACCCTTTTTTTGCCGAATCCCATGATGCAATTTGCGCTCGTCCATGGAATGGTTTTCCGTTGCCGCATCCGACTTGGATGGGACGAGCGGATTGGTTTCGTCGGCACCAATATGCAGTTCCAGAATATAAACGGGCAGAAGATCAGGAGCTTTTGTTGCGCACGCACGAAGTGAGCACCTTTGCTTGTTTGCCCGATGTGCTTCTGGCTTACAGGCAGGGTCCTTTTTGCTTGAAAAAAACTCTTGTCGGTAGAGCAAATTTGCTGAAAGCGCAGATTCATTGTTTACTGCGTTCTTCTAAGTATCTCATGATATTCAAGTCGTTGGTCATATTCGGGATCAAATGCGTCGTTGATTTTTTTGCGTCGCTTCCGATGCTTGATGCTCTTTATTTTTGGCGTATGAGCGCTAAGCCAGCAACCAAAGATGTTATTATATTTAAAAAAATATATAATAAATATTCAATTTAG
- a CDS encoding alpha-1,2-fucosyltransferase: MIVASIFGGLGNQMFQYAAGFALADRLKTHLILDLSAFKCRRVPRKYDLDRLFCVRSEVASDSSLKEFLGWRKNKLAMRVFRRPFFTFFRGKKIVVEPHFHYWKNFVDLLDDVYLLGYWQSEKYFSNVKSLLRKEFEYCLAMPLVNEKIATQMNAVNSVSVHVRRGDYVTSKAVHRMHGVCSLGYYIDSINYISERVTNPVFYFFSDDIEWARNNIGIRQRHLFIDYNYGENSYNDMRLMALCKHNIIANSSFSWWGAWLNINKEKIVIAPKRWFCDSRINTDDVCPESWIRL, from the coding sequence ATGATCGTCGCTTCGATATTTGGAGGTCTTGGTAATCAGATGTTTCAATATGCTGCGGGCTTTGCGCTCGCTGACAGGCTAAAAACTCATTTGATTCTTGATTTGAGTGCATTTAAATGTCGTAGAGTGCCTAGGAAGTATGATCTTGATAGGTTGTTTTGCGTTCGTTCTGAAGTTGCAAGTGACTCCTCTTTGAAAGAATTTTTGGGTTGGCGAAAGAATAAGCTGGCGATGAGAGTGTTTCGTCGTCCTTTTTTTACATTTTTTAGAGGGAAAAAAATTGTCGTTGAGCCTCATTTCCATTATTGGAAAAATTTTGTTGATCTTTTGGATGATGTCTATTTGTTGGGATATTGGCAGTCTGAAAAATATTTCAGTAATGTCAAAAGCCTTTTGAGAAAAGAATTCGAATATTGTCTTGCGATGCCATTGGTAAATGAGAAAATAGCTACTCAGATGAATGCTGTGAATTCTGTTAGTGTTCATGTTCGGCGAGGTGACTATGTGACGAGCAAGGCTGTGCATAGAATGCATGGTGTTTGTTCGCTTGGGTACTATATTGATTCTATCAATTATATATCAGAGCGAGTCACAAATCCAGTTTTTTATTTTTTTTCAGATGATATAGAGTGGGCTCGTAATAATATTGGTATAAGGCAACGTCACTTGTTCATTGATTATAATTATGGTGAAAATAGTTATAATGATATGCGTCTTATGGCTCTATGTAAGCATAATATTATAGCTAATAGCTCGTTTAGTTGGTGGGGTGCGTGGCTAAACATAAATAAAGAAAAAATCGTTATCGCTCCAAAGCGTTGGTTTTGTGACTCAAGAATAAACACTGATGATGTTTGTCCAGAATCATGGATTCGATTATGA
- a CDS encoding glycosyltransferase family 2 protein has product MDISREHEKKISILVPLYNYYDGILRIVKFLDEEDLSEVEVIVLDDSDNPDEQLRIQKLLINYKHFIKYRHNHVSLGPVINWNALLDMASADYIILMHHDEFLLSKKFIKNAIDRIENIKFDVGIFNCFLMRGSNIYKQHLSISLRYLFYKFLPIYIFKRNFIGPTASLIVKRSLCERFDSNLRWLVDVDWYYRLAIKTRNIVFFKDIAVCSEIDANNSITRKIKFDLPHILKSEEIYLSKKYNKSFLFFLTGSSLFCKAFCIVESLAWKTLSIFCLIFQRMN; this is encoded by the coding sequence ATGGATATATCGCGGGAGCATGAAAAAAAAATCAGTATACTTGTACCATTATATAACTATTATGATGGTATTTTGAGAATTGTGAAATTCCTTGATGAAGAAGACTTGAGTGAGGTTGAAGTAATTGTGCTTGATGATTCAGATAATCCTGATGAACAATTGCGCATACAAAAACTGCTAATCAATTATAAACATTTTATAAAGTATCGACATAATCATGTTTCGCTCGGTCCTGTAATCAATTGGAATGCTTTGCTGGATATGGCGAGTGCTGATTACATAATTTTAATGCATCATGACGAATTCTTATTGTCAAAAAAATTTATAAAAAATGCTATTGATAGAATTGAAAATATAAAATTTGATGTAGGGATTTTTAATTGTTTTTTAATGAGGGGTAGTAATATATATAAGCAGCATCTTTCGATTTCGTTGCGATACTTATTTTATAAATTTTTGCCAATATATATTTTTAAGAGAAATTTTATAGGTCCTACAGCATCGTTAATTGTTAAAAGATCATTGTGTGAGCGCTTTGATAGTAATTTGAGATGGCTTGTTGATGTGGATTGGTATTATAGGTTGGCAATAAAAACTCGCAACATTGTTTTTTTTAAAGATATTGCTGTTTGTTCTGAAATAGACGCAAATAATTCTATTACACGAAAGATTAAGTTCGATTTGCCTCATATTTTAAAGAGTGAAGAAATTTACTTATCTAAAAAGTATAATAAAAGTTTTTTATTTTTTTTAACAGGAAGTAGTCTCTTTTGTAAAGCATTCTGTATAGTAGAGTCATTGGCGTGGAAGACGCTCTCCATATTCTGTTTGATTTTTCAAAGAATGAATTAA
- a CDS encoding class I SAM-dependent methyltransferase, with translation MESENATQKSSGLKDWPDEDLERVISCPVCGAGERFLLYSGLEDRVFCSAPGRWDMYQCSECRCAYLDPRPSLASIHLAYRNYYTHNKQCSSSVDLLSLLKSLARVLANGYLNYQYGYKFFPTSRFGERIVPLLPSFQRALHRQMRYLPQARLGARLLDVGFGSGEFMRLARRIGWHVSGVDFDPVVVANASECGLNVYHGDLCSFDEVQDSFDAITINHVLEHVSDPGEMISSAYRLLKPGGMLFIETPNIDAYGHMRFRENWRGLEVPRHLVLFNWESVIGLLNKVGFVELQKIVRFAPYSGMARASRSIHGRINSLADFVLKYLDVITGICLENFSILDDSKTEFITICARK, from the coding sequence GTGGAGTCTGAAAATGCGACGCAGAAGAGTTCGGGACTAAAAGACTGGCCGGACGAGGATCTTGAACGGGTCATCAGTTGCCCAGTTTGTGGCGCAGGAGAGCGATTTTTGCTTTACTCTGGACTTGAGGATCGAGTTTTTTGTTCTGCCCCGGGTCGTTGGGATATGTATCAATGTAGTGAGTGTCGCTGTGCATATTTAGATCCTCGTCCAAGTTTGGCAAGTATTCATTTAGCGTATCGTAATTATTATACTCATAATAAACAATGTAGTTCGTCTGTAGACTTGCTGTCATTATTGAAAAGTTTGGCGCGTGTGCTGGCTAATGGATATCTCAATTATCAATATGGATATAAATTTTTTCCAACGAGTAGATTTGGTGAAAGGATCGTTCCTTTGCTTCCATCATTTCAGAGAGCGCTACATCGGCAGATGCGCTATCTTCCACAGGCAAGGCTCGGTGCGCGATTGCTTGATGTAGGTTTTGGCAGTGGTGAGTTTATGCGTTTAGCTCGTCGAATAGGCTGGCATGTGTCCGGCGTCGATTTTGATCCAGTGGTTGTCGCTAATGCGTCAGAATGTGGCCTCAATGTTTACCATGGTGATCTCTGTTCTTTTGACGAGGTTCAAGACTCATTCGATGCGATTACTATAAATCATGTTTTAGAGCATGTTAGTGATCCTGGCGAAATGATAAGTAGTGCTTATAGGTTGCTAAAGCCAGGTGGAATGTTGTTTATTGAGACGCCAAACATTGACGCGTATGGGCACATGCGTTTTAGAGAAAATTGGCGTGGGCTCGAAGTCCCCCGACATTTGGTGCTTTTTAACTGGGAGTCAGTTATAGGTTTGTTAAATAAAGTAGGGTTTGTAGAACTGCAAAAAATTGTTCGGTTTGCGCCATATTCAGGTATGGCGCGTGCCAGTAGATCTATTCATGGTAGAATTAATAGTTTGGCTGATTTTGTTTTAAAATATTTAGATGTTATTACGGGGATATGTTTAGAAAATTTTTCAATTCTTGATGATAGTAAGACAGAGTTTATTACCATTTGCGCGCGTAAATAG
- a CDS encoding flippase translates to MNVKIKSLISNRILVRSAICNFIGISLPMLVALVVMPYLIAGMGSERFGLLSIIWMGVGYFSLFDLGVGRALTKMVAEHLGKGENSDLGELIWTALTLIAILGSVGGILLATFSANLVGGLLNVPVVFRDEATFALRFLALGVPCVLVTSGLVGILEAHQRFGVIASIRIPLGLLTFLGPFITMQITPSIAWATGALLCVRVLALIAYYFAAAKICKELFQVRIIKRKEIYPLIKFGGWLTVTNIVGPIMTYLDRFFISSMLGLAAVAYYCTPYEVMTRLQILPIAVMGALFPAMTVAHMADRSRLREIYLAVSSIVYWVILPVSVGALLMAPEALQIWLGAEFRDASTSVVQLLAAGLMLNTLALPAFTVLQSVGRPDLIAKAHVLELFPYLYFLWWLAKVYGISGVAAVWTLRVAVDTLILNMLVWEQIPELRKQAVKTCFVMLITGAFFCAFWVVTSWTIRIFVLLTVVLVSGIMLWFRLQELVKGWTFVSSQDS, encoded by the coding sequence ATGAATGTCAAAATAAAATCATTAATTTCAAATCGTATCTTGGTGCGTAGCGCCATTTGTAATTTTATCGGAATCAGCTTGCCAATGCTTGTCGCATTGGTTGTGATGCCATATTTAATCGCTGGAATGGGTAGTGAGCGGTTTGGTTTACTTTCAATTATATGGATGGGAGTAGGTTACTTTAGCCTTTTTGACTTGGGCGTTGGGCGTGCACTGACGAAGATGGTAGCAGAACATTTGGGGAAGGGAGAGAATTCCGACCTCGGCGAATTGATTTGGACTGCGCTTACGTTGATTGCAATCTTGGGATCTGTGGGCGGGATTCTCTTGGCCACATTCAGTGCTAATTTGGTCGGAGGATTGCTTAATGTTCCAGTTGTGTTTCGTGATGAAGCTACGTTCGCACTTCGTTTTCTCGCGCTTGGAGTGCCCTGTGTTCTTGTGACATCAGGCCTCGTTGGTATTCTCGAGGCACACCAACGTTTTGGGGTCATTGCTTCGATTCGGATTCCGTTGGGGTTGCTAACATTTCTTGGACCATTTATCACCATGCAAATTACACCTAGCATTGCTTGGGCGACTGGGGCATTGTTATGTGTACGAGTATTGGCGTTAATTGCATATTATTTTGCTGCAGCAAAAATTTGTAAAGAGCTATTTCAGGTTCGTATAATTAAGAGAAAAGAAATTTATCCTCTGATAAAATTTGGAGGTTGGTTGACAGTTACAAATATTGTTGGCCCAATAATGACATATTTAGATCGTTTTTTTATCAGTTCAATGTTAGGGCTTGCGGCAGTAGCCTACTACTGTACTCCTTATGAGGTGATGACGCGTTTGCAGATATTGCCCATTGCGGTTATGGGGGCGTTGTTCCCTGCCATGACGGTAGCTCATATGGCCGATCGGAGTCGGTTGAGAGAAATCTATTTAGCTGTAAGTAGCATTGTTTATTGGGTGATTCTTCCTGTTTCGGTCGGGGCGTTGTTGATGGCCCCCGAAGCACTGCAAATTTGGTTAGGCGCTGAATTCAGGGACGCGTCCACCTCTGTAGTGCAGCTACTTGCTGCGGGATTGATGCTTAACACTCTTGCGCTTCCAGCTTTCACTGTGCTGCAATCTGTGGGACGTCCTGATTTGATCGCAAAAGCGCATGTGTTGGAGCTTTTTCCTTATCTATATTTTTTGTGGTGGCTTGCTAAAGTGTATGGTATCAGTGGTGTCGCGGCTGTATGGACGTTGCGTGTGGCAGTCGATACTTTGATTCTTAACATGCTTGTTTGGGAACAGATTCCCGAATTGCGGAAGCAGGCTGTCAAAACATGTTTTGTAATGTTAATCACAGGTGCCTTTTTTTGTGCTTTTTGGGTTGTGACATCTTGGACTATTCGAATTTTTGTTTTGTTAACAGTGGTGCTTGTGTCCGGAATAATGTTGTGGTTTAGGCTGCAAGAGCTCGTGAAAGGATGGACGTTTGTTAGTTCGCAAGATAGTTAA
- a CDS encoding HI0074 family nucleotidyltransferase substrate-binding subunit: MFEFSGRNNHRGKRLITKNTVEKVLSRWEQVMTGNGADVRWEQRFANFKKALSQLKKFVQKGQLNELEEQGAIQAFEYTYELAWNVMKDFLEHQGQTDIYGSRDAIRKAFQLGLITDGDKWMDAYTSRTKTSHTYNEETAREVVDAILGVYHGIFVALEEKMTSLLARDQNAASKNRFGIESSMFERIIGVLRDNPLVEEAIIYGSRAKGVHKPGSDIDVVFKGKDLTLQDLNRISLALDDLLLPYTFDVSLFHHIENEELLTHIGRVGKSIFRRAG, from the coding sequence TTGTTTGAATTTTCTGGCCGTAATAACCACAGAGGAAAACGTCTCATCACGAAGAACACGGTTGAAAAGGTCTTGTCGCGTTGGGAGCAAGTCATGACGGGAAATGGTGCGGATGTCCGGTGGGAGCAGCGGTTTGCGAATTTCAAGAAGGCCTTGTCCCAGTTGAAAAAATTTGTGCAAAAGGGCCAGCTGAACGAATTGGAGGAGCAGGGGGCGATTCAGGCTTTTGAATATACGTATGAACTGGCCTGGAATGTCATGAAGGATTTTTTGGAACATCAGGGGCAGACGGACATTTATGGATCTCGCGACGCCATCCGCAAAGCCTTCCAGCTTGGGCTGATCACTGACGGCGACAAGTGGATGGACGCCTATACGAGCAGAACCAAAACCTCGCATACCTACAACGAGGAAACAGCCAGGGAGGTGGTCGACGCCATCTTGGGAGTTTACCACGGGATTTTTGTGGCGCTGGAAGAGAAGATGACGTCTTTGCTTGCTCGGGATCAGAATGCGGCATCCAAAAACCGTTTCGGCATTGAGAGTTCGATGTTTGAACGGATCATCGGCGTGCTGCGCGACAATCCTTTGGTCGAGGAAGCTATAATATACGGTTCGCGGGCCAAGGGTGTGCATAAGCCCGGTTCAGATATCGACGTAGTGTTCAAGGGGAAAGATCTCACATTGCAGGACTTGAACCGGATCAGCCTGGCATTGGATGACCTGCTTTTGCCCTATACCTTTGATGTTTCGCTTTTCCATCATATCGAAAACGAGGAGTTGCTTACTCACATTGGACGGGTCGGAAAAAGCATTTTTCGCAGGGCAGGGTAG
- the hepT gene encoding type VII toxin-antitoxin system HepT family RNase toxin, which yields MDLSGKLPDTMGEAFIALREHGVISGATASALRRSVGLRNIAVHDYVAVNWQIVQDVVNGHVDVFVEYMREIEGWLGRRGADEEK from the coding sequence ATCGATCTCTCCGGCAAACTCCCGGACACGATGGGAGAAGCCTTCATCGCGCTACGCGAACACGGAGTCATTTCGGGCGCTACGGCCAGCGCCCTTCGCCGCAGCGTTGGCCTGCGCAATATCGCGGTGCATGATTATGTCGCAGTGAATTGGCAGATTGTTCAGGATGTTGTTAACGGTCATGTGGACGTGTTCGTGGAGTACATGCGCGAAATTGAGGGGTGGCTGGGCAGGAGAGGGGCGGATGAGGAAAAGTGA
- the mntA gene encoding type VII toxin-antitoxin system MntA family adenylyltransferase antitoxin, with the protein MLRIIGQTLTDPDIRLAILFGSQASGKTHAGSDADVAVALDGEMSPSRQGELSARLSEALGCEVDVADLRTAQGEFLAQIVLGGEVAVKRDASLLAELAIRAIGYREDMRPMVLRALRAKVRRSLHG; encoded by the coding sequence ATGCTGCGCATCATCGGCCAAACCCTGACCGACCCGGATATCCGGCTGGCCATTTTGTTCGGGTCGCAGGCGTCCGGGAAAACCCATGCCGGTTCGGATGCCGACGTGGCCGTGGCGCTGGACGGAGAGATGTCTCCATCTCGACAGGGTGAATTGAGCGCACGGTTGTCTGAAGCGCTGGGGTGCGAGGTCGATGTCGCCGATCTGCGCACGGCGCAGGGGGAGTTTCTGGCGCAGATCGTCCTGGGTGGGGAGGTCGCGGTAAAGCGGGACGCTTCTCTTTTGGCAGAGCTGGCCATTCGGGCGATCGGGTACCGGGAAGACATGCGGCCAATGGTGCTTCGGGCGCTCAGGGCCAAGGTGAGGAGAAGCCTGCATGGATGA
- the hepT gene encoding type VII toxin-antitoxin system HepT family RNase toxin yields MRDELYEHELNRNAARMTRILDGFHGRREGFSETDLLAIQRALQILVESVIGMSRYVAEVALGIRVAKSRESLDELCSAGVLDRGTHANLMKIVGFRNVLVHDYLNVDDAVVEAIVRNREYGFLLDVLSGLTGHLERRCGSDGYSVASDAKCE; encoded by the coding sequence ATGCGGGATGAACTGTACGAACACGAGCTGAACCGTAACGCCGCGCGCATGACGCGGATTCTGGACGGCTTTCATGGCAGGCGGGAGGGGTTTTCGGAGACGGACCTCCTGGCCATTCAACGGGCGCTGCAGATCCTTGTGGAATCCGTCATCGGCATGTCGCGATACGTGGCTGAAGTGGCATTGGGCATCCGGGTCGCGAAAAGCAGGGAGAGCCTGGACGAGCTGTGCAGCGCGGGTGTTCTGGATCGGGGGACACACGCCAACCTGATGAAAATAGTGGGATTTCGCAACGTCCTTGTGCACGATTACCTCAATGTTGATGACGCAGTTGTCGAAGCCATTGTCAGGAATCGGGAATATGGGTTTCTTCTGGATGTGTTGTCGGGGTTGACGGGACATCTCGAACGTCGATGCGGAAGTGACGGCTACAGTGTGGCAAGTGACGCGAAGTGTGAGTGA
- a CDS encoding nucleotidyltransferase domain-containing protein → MERLNKESRQTLERIANAILSAFNVDAIYLYGSRARGTGRPESDWDIGILFSEYASDPVERALRPQEVETILERELHMYDRISVVDVEQVPPPLQWNIIRGMRFFDRGVPRVRRVEASIVSTVEKDYAHAG, encoded by the coding sequence ATGGAAAGATTGAACAAAGAATCCCGTCAGACCCTGGAGCGCATTGCGAACGCCATTCTTTCGGCGTTCAACGTGGACGCCATCTATCTCTATGGTTCCAGGGCCAGAGGCACTGGCCGGCCGGAAAGCGATTGGGATATCGGCATTCTTTTTTCCGAATACGCTTCGGACCCGGTCGAAAGAGCCTTGCGGCCGCAGGAGGTCGAGACGATTCTGGAAAGGGAGCTTCACATGTATGATCGGATTTCGGTCGTGGATGTGGAACAAGTTCCCCCGCCCCTGCAATGGAACATCATTCGCGGCATGCGGTTTTTTGATCGGGGAGTGCCGAGGGTGCGCAGGGTCGAGGCGTCGATCGTTTCAACGGTTGAGAAGGATTACGCTCATGCGGGATGA
- a CDS encoding GDP-L-fucose synthase family protein, with product MKTTDKILVAGAAGMVGSALVRALLARGFENIVGTIHRKAPDFGPEAAGRVRLEPLDLMDQGAVRSFFERRRPDHVFLAAAKVGGIHANNTYPADFIHANLAIQTNVIHSAYESGVQRLLFLGSSCIYPRECPQPIRESYLLTGPLEATNRPYALAKIAGIEMCWAYNRQYGTRYLAVMPTNLYGPGDNYDLQTSHVLPALIRKAHEAKVRGDRSFTVWGTGTPRREFLYSDDLAGACAFLMIAAGKTEALFNDHEPPLVNIGCGEDVTIAELAGMVAEVVGFEGEIVFDAGKPDGTPQKLLDVSRMSGMDWRPNVALPVGIGLAYGWYFQNEQRKI from the coding sequence ATGAAAACGACAGACAAGATCCTCGTAGCCGGGGCGGCCGGCATGGTCGGCAGCGCCTTGGTGCGCGCACTGCTGGCCCGGGGTTTTGAAAACATCGTCGGCACCATCCACCGCAAGGCGCCGGATTTCGGCCCCGAGGCAGCAGGCCGCGTTCGCCTGGAACCCCTGGATCTCATGGACCAGGGCGCGGTGCGTTCCTTCTTCGAACGCCGGCGGCCCGATCACGTCTTCCTGGCTGCGGCCAAGGTCGGCGGCATCCACGCCAACAACACGTACCCAGCGGATTTCATCCACGCCAACCTGGCCATCCAGACAAACGTCATCCACAGCGCCTACGAGTCCGGCGTGCAGCGCCTCCTTTTCCTGGGCTCAAGCTGCATCTATCCCCGCGAATGCCCGCAGCCCATACGCGAATCCTATCTGCTGACCGGCCCCCTGGAAGCCACGAACCGGCCCTATGCCCTGGCCAAGATCGCGGGCATCGAGATGTGCTGGGCGTACAACCGTCAGTACGGCACAAGGTATCTGGCGGTCATGCCCACAAATCTTTACGGTCCGGGCGACAATTACGACCTGCAGACCAGCCACGTCCTGCCCGCCCTGATCCGCAAGGCGCACGAGGCCAAGGTGCGCGGCGACAGGAGCTTTACCGTTTGGGGTACGGGCACGCCGCGCCGCGAGTTCCTCTACAGCGACGATTTGGCCGGCGCCTGCGCATTCCTGATGATCGCGGCCGGAAAGACCGAAGCGCTGTTCAACGACCACGAACCGCCCCTGGTCAACATCGGCTGCGGCGAAGATGTGACTATCGCCGAGCTTGCGGGCATGGTCGCGGAGGTTGTGGGCTTTGAGGGCGAGATTGTCTTTGATGCTGGCAAGCCCGATGGAACGCCGCAAAAGCTTCTCGATGTGTCGAGGATGAGCGGGATGGACTGGCGTCCGAACGTTGCGTTGCCGGTGGGGATCGGTTTGGCGTATGGATGGTATTTCCAGAATGAACAAAGGAAGATTTGA